Proteins encoded within one genomic window of Komagataella phaffii GS115 chromosome 3, complete sequence:
- a CDS encoding Diacylglycerol pyrophosphate (DGPP) phosphatase translates to MIERIRDLIASWNGNKFILKWRICDVISLVIIIVLNFIFHRAKPFQRQFTINDPTLSHPLVEIERVSGTMCWVYAMFIPFGFIGIVCLVVTERQSAAHMAFISLLGLTSSVFTTSFITGILKGWIGRCRPDFLERCLPSETALEGVWYEAPDVCTTDDLAALYDGFKTTPSGHSSVSFAGLSYSAFWLAGQLGAGVEGSDTWKSWVSSMPLFGACYIALSRTQDYRHHFVDVIIGAIIGIVFAYTYYRKYFPGLRSEVSNIPMILEQFKNTDPSTLEEEAPDFELQELP, encoded by the coding sequence ATGATAGAAAGAATACGGGATCTAATAGCCAGTTGGAACGGAAATAAATTTATTTTGAAATGGCGTATATGTGACGTAATATCTTTGGTCATTATAATCGTACTGAATTTTATTTTCCACAGAGCTAAACCGTTCCAAAGACAGTTCACCATTAACGATCCAACATTATCACATCCCCTTGTCGAGATAGAACGAGTCTCAGGAACAATGTGCTGGGTTTATGCCATGTTTATTCCTTTTGGATTTATCGGGATCGTGTGTCTCGTCGTGACGGAACGACAAAGTGCAGCCCACATGGCCTTTATCTCGTTGTTGGGATTAACTAGTTCTGTGTTCACGACATCCTTTATCACTGGAATACTGAAAGGCTGGATAGGAAGATGTCGTCCAGATTTTTTAGAGCGTTGTTTGCCATCGGAGACAGCGCTGGAGGGCGTGTGGTATGAAGCTCCTGACGTTTGTACCACCGACGACTTGGCAGCATTGTATGATGGATTCAAAACCACTCCTTCTGGTCATTCTTCGGTTTCATTTGCCGGCCTCTCCTACAGTGCGTTTTGGCTTGCAGGGCAGCTAGGTGCAGGGGTTGAAGGCAGTGATACTTGGAAGTCATGGGTGTCTAGCATGCCCCTTTTTGGCGCATGCTACATCGCACTATCAAGAACTCAAGACTACAGGCATCATTTTGTTGATGTGATCATTGGGGCAATTATAGGCATCGTGTTTGCTTATACATATTATAGAAAGTACTTCCCTGGCTTGCGGAGTGAAGTCTCCAATATCCCAATGATCTTAGAACAATTCAAAAATACTGATCCATCCACTCTCGAGGAGGAAGCTCCTGACTTTGAACTCCAAGAACTACCCTGA
- a CDS encoding Serine/threonine protein kinase, with protein MYSNQETDQNYAYQLHQQQLLQQQQQQQQHRPTNQASQQEFASQQQQYQQQHQQQFNSIPNIPPPPEHYSTYGSSPSNSLYSSSPFTEQQNVMSSSQPPSSPQRSIRSNLVPVPTGNSLKNASKQGGGVFSLANPMSSNSNINQQSSFRNSLVDNLDNNRLSTISQGRPQNMTDYVYFERRPDLLSKSAQDRAAAIKLKLEHFYKMSIDHAIERNQRRVDLEYRLANEEGSTERKNRELHNLGKKESQFLRLRRTRLSLDDFTTVKVIGKGAFGEVRLVQKKDTGTIYAMKTILKSEMFEREQLAHVKAERDVLAVSDSPWVVSLYYSFQDSLYLYLIMEYLPGGDLMSQLINWQIFTEDITRFYMAECVLAIEAIHKLGFIHRDIKPDNILIDIRGHIKLADFGLSTGFHKTHDSKYYKQLLEKDPLPQPPVSNGGRNSMMVDAIHLTMSKRQQMQTWRRSRRLMAYSTVGTPDYIAPEIFINQGYGQECDWWSLGAIMFECLVGWPPFCSDTPQETYKKILHWQETLYFPDDIHLSPESVDLIRRLLTSADHRLGRYGGADEIKSHPFFRGVNWDTIRQVDAPFVPRLKSITDIRYFPADDLENVPDSPAMANAAKHRDRLAKQGKTEGNSKEDLPFIGYTYSRFDYLTRKNAL; from the coding sequence ATGTACTCCAACCAGGAAACGGATCAAAATTATGCCTATCAACTGCATCAACAGCAGCTGCtacagcagcaacagcaacaacaacagcatAGACCTACAAATCAAGCTTCTCAGCAAGAGTTCGCAtcacaacaacaacaataccaacaacaacatcaacaacagtTCAACAGTATTCCAAATATTCCACCGCCTCCAGAGCACTACAGTACGTACGGATCGTCTCCATCGAACAGCCTGTACAGCTCGTCTCCCTTTACGGAGCAACAAAATGTTATGAGTTCTTCCCAACCACCGTCCAGTCCACAGCGCAGTATTCGTAGCAATCTGGTTCCTGTCCCAACAGGAAACTCGCTGAAAAACGCTTCTAAGCAAGGTGGGGGAGTATTTTCATTGGCAAACCCAATGTCGAGTAATAGCAATATTAATCAGCAATCGTCGTTCAGAAATAGTCTGGTGGATAATTTGGATAACAATCGATTGTCTACCATTTCTCAAGGACGACCACAAAACATGACAGACTACgtttattttgaaagaagacCAGACCTTCTGTCTAAATCAGCACAAGATCGTGCCGCTGCCATCAAGTTGAAGCTAGAACATTTCTATAAAATGAGTATCGATCACGCCATTGAGAGAAACCAAAGGAGGGTGGATTTGGAGTATCGTCTTGCCAATGAAGAGGGATCAACTGAACGTAAAAACAGAGAATTGCATAACTTGGGAAAGAAAGAGTCTCAGTTCTTAAGATTACGTAGAACTAGACTTTCTTTGGATGATTTCACCACGGTCAAAGTTATCGGTAAAGGTGCCTTTGGTGAGGTAAGATTAGTACAGAAAAAGGATACAGGAACCATATATGCTATGAAGACCATTCTAAAGTCCGAAATGTTCGAAAGAGAACAGCTTGCTCATGTCAAGGCTGAAAGAGACGTACTGGCAGTATCCGACTCCCCTTGGGTCGTTTCATTGTACTATTCATTCCAGGACTCCTTGTATCTTTATTTAATCATGGAATATCTGCCCGGAGGCGATTTGATGTCGCAACTTATCAATTGGCAGATATTTACAGAGGACATTACTCGATTCTACATGGCTGAATGTGTTCTCGCCATCGAAGCTATTCATAAGCTGGGATTTATTCACAGAGATATCAAACCTGACAATATATTGATCGACATAAGAGGGCATATTAAATTGGCTGATTTTGGTCTCTCTACCGGATTCCATAAGACGcatgattcaaaatattaTAAACAGTTGTTAGAGAAAGATCCTTTGCCACAACCTCCAGTATCCAATGGAGGGAGAAATTCTATGATGGTAGATGCTATTCACCTGACCATGTCCAAGAGACAGCAAATGCAAACATGGAGACGTTCAAGAAGGTTGATGGCATATTCCACTGTGGGAACCCCCGATTACATTGCACCAGAAATATTCATCAATCAAGGTTATGGACAAGAATGTGATTGGTGGTCGCTTGGTGCCATTATGTTTGAATGTTTGGTGGGATGGCCTCCGTTTTGTTCTGACACTCCTCAAGAAACTTATAAAAAAATTCTTCACTGGCAAGAGACTCTTTATTTTCCTGATGATATTCACTTGAGTCCCGAAAGTGTTGATCTTATTAGAAGACTGTTGACCTCGGCGGATCACCGTCTAGGTAGATACGGGGGTGCTGACGAGATAAAATCGCATCCTTTCTTCAGAGGTGTCAATTGGGACACCATCAGACAAGTTGATGCTCCATTCGTTCCAAGGTTGAAATCAATTACAGATATTCGGTACTTTCCTGCGGATGACTTGGAGAATGTTCCTGATTCTCCTGCCATGGCTAACGCTGCTAAGCATAGAGATCGTTTAGCAAAGCAGGGTAAGACTGAAGGAAACTCAAAAGAAGACCTACCATTCATTGGTTATACTTATAGCCGTTTCGATTATTTAACTAGGAAGAATGCTTTGTAG